A genomic segment from Garra rufa chromosome 5, GarRuf1.0, whole genome shotgun sequence encodes:
- the LOC141334805 gene encoding uncharacterized protein — translation MDRTIDDFKKKLNKSGLKETSSHDGCNVILVFCPIVSRAGTDIDAALNELNTCSVSKPAIFMVFHHTFEAEKFVPDSSRVINRRNTLTVDCLFHEDKGLLKCSKNEEALTKIVHHLKPQEQKKFNRFVIFFAIFCSSCVCYKLIQLGVTQRAAGAEEGKERKMNQYQVHEVDPFKPTEGKHYFIIEMGKSSILQKQISEHLQKHWPAVKEVQSVDYCNVILVFCIIVSRAGTDIDAALNKLNTCSASKPAIFMVFHHTFDLNKPVPDSSRHVSRENTLTVDCLFNEDVGLLTCDMNKKALTKLVQCFKNQESCLDILLMYACCLCCCCCWIFRELKTKILKHIRGQGRGTCESGTNDENRRLLDEDEGKNV, via the exons CTGTAATGTGATTCTGGTTTTCTGCCCCATTGTTTCACGGGCAGGAACTGACATTGATGCTGCTTTGAATGAACTTAATACATGTTCAG TATCCAAACCAGCTATTTTCATGGTGTTCCATCACACATTTGAAGCTGAAAAATTTGTACCAGACAGCAGCAGAGTTATAAACAGGAGAAACACACTCACAGTGGACTGTCTGTTCCATGAAGACAAAGGATTGTTGAAATGCAGCAAGAATGAAGAGGCACTGACCAAAATTGTCCACCATTTGAAGCCTCAG GAACAAAAGAAATTTAATCGATTCGTCatcttttttgcaattttttgttCTTCCTGTGTCTGTTACAAATTAATACAG CTCGGGGTGACACAGCGGGCTGCAGGAGCG GAAGAAGGAAAAGAGAGAAAAATGAACCAATACCAGGTCCACGAAGTTGATCCATTCAAACCAACTGAAg gAAAACACTACTTTATTATTGAGATGGGCAAATCATCTATTTTGCAGAAGCAAATTTCAGAACATCTTCAAAAGCATTGGCCTGCTGTAAAGGAGGTGCAAAGTGTGGACTACTGTAATGTGATTCTGGTTTTCTGCATCATTGTGTCACGGGCAGGAACTGACATTGATGCTGCACTGAATAAACTTAATACATGTTCAG CATCCAAACCAGCTATTTTCATGGTGTTTCATCACACATTTGACCTTAATAAACCTGTACCAGACAGCAGCAGACATGTGTCGAGGGAAAATACACTCACAGTAGACTGTCTGTTCAATGAAGACGTGGGATTGTTGACATGTGACATGAATAAAAAGGCACTGACCAAACTTGTTCAGTGTTTCAAAAATCAG GAAAGTTGTCTTGATATTCTACTAATGTATGCCTGTTGTctgtgttgttgttgctgttggaTATTTCGCGAACTGAAG ACAAAAATACTTAAACACATTAGAGGACAAGGTAGAGGAACATGTGAATCCGGCACA AACGATGAAAATCGCAGACTTTTAGATGAAGATGAAGGGAAAAATGTCtag